GGATTGAAAGCATTCCGTGGAAAAGACGGTAAAGTACGTATCTTCCGTTTGGAAGAAAATGCGGCCCGCCTTCAATCTACTTGCCAGGGAATCTTGATGGCTGAACTTCCTACCGAACGTTTCAAGGAAGCTATCCTGAAAGTCGTGAAACTGAACGAACGTTTCATTCCGCCTTATGAGACGGGTGCTTCTCTCTACATTCGTCCTTTGTTGATTGGTACAAGTGCACAGGTAGGTGTACATCCGGCAGATGAATATATGTTTGTAGTATTCGTAACTCCGGTAGGTCCGTACTTCAAAGGTGGTTTCTCTACCAATCCGTACGTTATTATTCGCGAATTTGACCGTGCCGCTCCTTATGGTACAGGTATCTATAAAGTTGGCGGCAACTATGCAGCCAGCCTTCGTGCCAACAAGAAAGCACATGATTTGGGCTATTCCTGCGAGTTCTATCTTGATGCCAAAGAAAAGAAATATATCGACGAATGTGGTGCTGCCAACTTCTTCGGTATTAAAGATAATACGTATATCACTCCGAAATCATCTTCTATCTTACCGTCTATCACCAACAAGAGCTTGATGCAGTTGGCAGAAGATATGGGTATCAAGGTAGAACGTCGTCCAGTGCCGGAAGAAGAACTGGAAACATTCGAAGAGGCTGGTGCATGCGGAACAGCAGCAGTAATCAGCCCGATTCAGCGTATTGATGATTTAGAGAACGGGAAATCATACGTTATCTCTAAAGACGGCAAGCCGGGACCTGTCTGTACGAAGTTGTACAATAAGTTGCGCGGCATCCAGTATGGCGACGAACCGGATACACATGGGTGGGTAACCATCGTGGAGTAGCCGGAGTCCAAATAAACACACATTTATCTAATAATTAATTTATCATGTTAAAAGAGAATTCAGAACTGCGTGCAGAAGCACGTCAGGCGCTTCAAGGTAAGTGGCCTATGGCAGCCGTTGCTGCGCTTATTTATTCAATCGTTGCCGGTGGTTTATCAGCTATCCCTTTCATTGGTGGATTGTGCTCATTGTTTATCGGACTGCCGATTGCATACGGTATTGCTATCGTGATGTTTGGCGTATTCAAAGGTAAAGATGTTGATTTTGGAGTGCTGTTTGAAGGCTTCCAGGATTATAGTCGTATCTTTGTAACCAAGTTGCTTCAGGGCATTTACACAGCTTTGTGGATGTTGCTGCTGGTTGTTCCTGGTGTCATCAAGTATTATTCTTATGCAATGACGGATTATATCTTGAAAGAAGAGCCGGAAATGAAAAACAATGCGGCTATCGAAAAGAGTATGGCAATGATGGAAAACAACAAGATGAAATTGTTCTTGCTTGATTTGAGCTTCATCGGTTGGGCTCTCCTTTGTATCGTTACTTTCGGTATCGGATTCTTATTCTTGCAGCCTTATATGCAGGTTTCTCGTGCAGCTTTCTATGAGGACCTGAAAGCACAGCAAGGCGGAAATATTGAAGTAGACGTTGAAGTGAAGGTTGAAATGTAATCGACAAATAAATTCAGCTATATAGAAGAATGGAGTACGGAGAAATCTGTACTCCATTTCTTTTTGTCGGTTGCGTCAAAATCAGTACCTTTGCGGTCTAATCAGGATTGATATGGGTAAGAATAAATTAGAAAAGTTTGCTGATATGGCAAGTTATCCGCATGTGTTCGAATATCCTTATTCGGCAGTAGATAACGTGCCTTTTGACATGAAGGGAAAATGGCAGATGGAGTTCTTTAAAAATGACCATCCGATAGTACTTGAACTGGGCTGTGGACGTGGTGAATATACCGTCGGGCTGGGTAAGATGTTTCCCGAAAAGAACTTTATAGGCGTTGATATAAAAGGTTCCCGCATGTGGACGGGGGCAACGGAATCGTTGCAGGCAGGAATGAAGAATGTTGCTTTTCTGCGTACGAACATTGAAATCATCGAACGTTTCTTTGCGGAAGGCGAAGTAAGCGAGATATGGCTGACTTTCTCCGACCCACAGATGAAGAAAGCGACCAAGCGACTGACTTCCACTTATTTCATGGAAAGATACCGCAAGTTCCTGCAACCGAATGGAATTGTCCACCTGAAAACAGACAGTAACTTCATGTTTACTTATACCAAATACATGATAGAAGCCAATAAATTTCCGGTGGAGTTTATGACGGAAGATTTATATCACTCCGACCTGGTGGATGATATTCTTGGTATCAAAACTTATTATGAACAACAATGGCTCGATCGTGGTTTAAATATCAAGTATATCAAATTTCTGCTTCCGCAAGAAGGAAAATTGCAGGAACCGGATGTCGAAATAGAACTTGATCCTTATCGTAGCTATAATCGTAGTAAACGTAGCGGGCTGAGTACAAGCAAATAATTTGCCGGAACAATCACCGTAAAGTGAATCGGCAGCCACCTGAATAGTGAATTTAAATAGTAAATTGTAAATCGTCAAATAGTAAATAAAATGACTCTTTATCCTAATTTGATATTGGATGCATTGGCAACGGTGCGTTATCCCGGTTCGGGAAAGAATTTGGTGGAAGCGGAGATGGTCGCCGATAATCTCCGTATTGACGGTATGACTGTCAGCTTTTCATTGATATTTGAAAAGCCGACTGATCCGTTTATGAAATCGATGTTGAAGGCTGCTGAGACAGCTATTCATACATATGTATCTCCGGATGTACAGGTTACGATAACAACGGAAAGTAAACAAGCTTCTCGTCCGGAAGTTGGCAAGATGCTTCCGCAGGTGAAGAATATTATTGGTATCTCTTCAGGCAAAGGTGGAGTGGGTAAGTCTACTGTATCTGCGAACCTGGCAGTTGCTTTGGCTAAACTAGGCTATAAGGTAGGTTTGCTTGATGCGGATATTTTCGGGCCTTCCATGCCGAAGATGTTTCAGGTGGAAGATGCGCGTCCATATGCTGAACGCATAGATGGGCGTGACCTGATTATCCCTGTAGAAAAATATGGAGTGAAATTATTGTCTATTGGTTTCTTTGTTGATCCGGATCAGGCTACTTTGTGGCGTGGTGGAATGGCAAGCAATGCACTGAAGCAATTGATTGGAGATGCGTCTTGGGGGGATTTGGATTATTTTCTGATTGACCTTCCTCCAGGGACAAGTGACATTCACCTGACTGTTGTCCAGACATTGGCTATGACAGGGGCGATTGTTGTCAGCACTCCGCAGGCGGTGGCTTTGGCAGATGCCCGTAAAGGAATCAATATGTTCACTAATGATAAGGTAAATGTACCTATCCTCGGCTTGGTTGAGAATATGGCATGGTTTACTCCTGCCGAACTTCCGGAAAACAAATATTATATTTTCGGTAAAGAAGGTGCAAAGAAGTTGGCCGAAGAGATGAATGTTCCTTTGTTGGGGCAGATTCCTATTGTGCAGAGTATTTGTGAGGGTGGTGACAATGGTACGCCAGTTGCGTTGGATGAAAATACCATAACCGGACGTGCTTTCTTATCATTAGCTGCGAGTGTTGTCCGGCAGGTGGACCGTAGAAATGTTGAGATGGCTCCGACTAAAATTGTCGAAATGCATAAATAGTCGGAATCCGGACTGGACAGCTTTCATATAAGCTGTTCGTAAGATATAAAAAGAACCTTCATAGTTTTTATAAAGACTATGAAGGTTCTTTCTTATATAGTAGCATCTATTATTTATTCAATGCTTCTGTCAGTTTCTTTTTCATGGTGTCAGCTCCTGGGAAACCGGTCTGCTGGTAAACTGTGTTACCATTACGGTCGATAACAAAATAAGTCGGTACTCCCTGAATCTTGAATTTATCCATAAGATATCTCCATTGGTCATTAGTCACACGGAAATGCTCTCCGTGAACATCGGGTATCATATTTTCCCAAGTTCCTTTGGGGGAATTTTCTCCTGCGACATATAAATAAAGAATATCCTTATCTTTCAATTCTTCTTTCATCGGAATCATGGCTTTGTTGGCCATTCTGCAAGGACCGCACCAAGTAGCCCAAAAGTCTACTAATAGGACATGACCTTTAAATTTGGAAATGATAGCAGAGAAGAGTTCTTCATTTTCTACTTCGCCTATTTCATTGATTTTGTATCCGGTCTTCTGTTTGTTCAATTCCATCTTCTTGAGCAACTCTCCATTGAGTGCTGTCAGCATCTCTTTGTAAGCAGGTGAGGGCAATGCTTCAAGTGCCGCTGTCTGTTCGGCGGTTAGCGGTGTGAAATCTTCGATAGAACGGTAGTACCTGCATGCTTCTGCCATCTGGAATAGAATTCCTTGATTAGTACCTAGATGTTGTTCCAAAAGATCTTTTCTGGAAGCAAACACACCTATCCCGTATGCATATTCCGGTGCGTATAAATCTGCCGGTGAATTAAGAACCAGTTCTTTGAATACATCAAAATAATTGTCCGGAAATTCTATTTTGGTATTCATGTAGTATTCTTTTGTCTGCTCCTTGTTCAGCTTCTGGCTGGCGACATGTGCACGCATCAGTATATCCTTGGCCATAAAAATTCCGATGCCTGTGGTTA
The DNA window shown above is from Bacteroides faecium and carries:
- a CDS encoding branched-chain amino acid aminotransferase — encoded protein: MHYDMEQIDWANLSFGYMKTDYNVRINFRNGAWGELEVSSDEHLNLHMAATCLHYGQEAFEGLKAFRGKDGKVRIFRLEENAARLQSTCQGILMAELPTERFKEAILKVVKLNERFIPPYETGASLYIRPLLIGTSAQVGVHPADEYMFVVFVTPVGPYFKGGFSTNPYVIIREFDRAAPYGTGIYKVGGNYAASLRANKKAHDLGYSCEFYLDAKEKKYIDECGAANFFGIKDNTYITPKSSSILPSITNKSLMQLAEDMGIKVERRPVPEEELETFEEAGACGTAAVISPIQRIDDLENGKSYVISKDGKPGPVCTKLYNKLRGIQYGDEPDTHGWVTIVE
- a CDS encoding Mrp/NBP35 family ATP-binding protein yields the protein MTLYPNLILDALATVRYPGSGKNLVEAEMVADNLRIDGMTVSFSLIFEKPTDPFMKSMLKAAETAIHTYVSPDVQVTITTESKQASRPEVGKMLPQVKNIIGISSGKGGVGKSTVSANLAVALAKLGYKVGLLDADIFGPSMPKMFQVEDARPYAERIDGRDLIIPVEKYGVKLLSIGFFVDPDQATLWRGGMASNALKQLIGDASWGDLDYFLIDLPPGTSDIHLTVVQTLAMTGAIVVSTPQAVALADARKGINMFTNDKVNVPILGLVENMAWFTPAELPENKYYIFGKEGAKKLAEEMNVPLLGQIPIVQSICEGGDNGTPVALDENTITGRAFLSLAASVVRQVDRRNVEMAPTKIVEMHK
- the trmB gene encoding tRNA (guanosine(46)-N7)-methyltransferase TrmB, with the translated sequence MGKNKLEKFADMASYPHVFEYPYSAVDNVPFDMKGKWQMEFFKNDHPIVLELGCGRGEYTVGLGKMFPEKNFIGVDIKGSRMWTGATESLQAGMKNVAFLRTNIEIIERFFAEGEVSEIWLTFSDPQMKKATKRLTSTYFMERYRKFLQPNGIVHLKTDSNFMFTYTKYMIEANKFPVEFMTEDLYHSDLVDDILGIKTYYEQQWLDRGLNIKYIKFLLPQEGKLQEPDVEIELDPYRSYNRSKRSGLSTSK
- a CDS encoding DUF975 family protein; translation: MLKENSELRAEARQALQGKWPMAAVAALIYSIVAGGLSAIPFIGGLCSLFIGLPIAYGIAIVMFGVFKGKDVDFGVLFEGFQDYSRIFVTKLLQGIYTALWMLLLVVPGVIKYYSYAMTDYILKEEPEMKNNAAIEKSMAMMENNKMKLFLLDLSFIGWALLCIVTFGIGFLFLQPYMQVSRAAFYEDLKAQQGGNIEVDVEVKVEM